The Triticum aestivum cultivar Chinese Spring chromosome 3A, IWGSC CS RefSeq v2.1, whole genome shotgun sequence genome includes a region encoding these proteins:
- the LOC123061358 gene encoding myosin-17 isoform X1, producing the protein MGTPANIIVGSHVWVEDPTLAWIDGEVVSIKNNEVHVQTSNGKKVTTDRSKVFPKDMEAPPGGVDDMTRLSYLHEPGVLQNLATRYELNEIYTYTGSILIAVNPFQRLPHLYDTHMMEQYKGADFGELSPHVFAIADVAYREMINEGKNNSILVSGESGAGKTETTKMLMRYLAHLGGRSGVEGRTVEQQVLESNPVLEAFGNAKTVRNNNSSRFGKFVEIQFDKTGRISGAAIRTYLLERSRVCQINTPERNYHCFYFLCAAPPEDTQRYKLADARSFHYLNQSSCIEVEGINDAEEYLATRRAMDIVGINEEEQEAIFRVVAAVLHIGNINFAKGKEVDSSVIQDDNSRFHLNTASELLECDCNNLEKALITREIVTPEEIITRTLDPESALASRDALAKTIYSRLFDWIVEKINVSIGQDPNSKQLIGVLDIYGFESFKINSFEQLCINYTNEKLQQHFNQHVFKMEQEEYTREEINWSYIEFVDNQDVLDLIEKKGGLIALLDEACMFPRSTHETFAQKLYTTFKNNKRFVKPKLSRTDFTVVHYAGDVTYQADHFLDKNKDYVVAEHQDLLNASSCPFVASLFPSLPEESSKSSKFSSIGSRFKLQLQSLMETLSSTEPHYIRCVKPNNLLKPAIFENTNVIQQLRCGGVLEAIRISCAGYPTRKTFYEFVNRFGVLGPELLEGSNDDKIACQKILEKMKLENYQIGKTKVFLRAGQMADLDARRAEVLGKAARIIQRLMRTYIARKQFVLVRRSATHLQSFVRGTLVRNLYECMRREAAAVKIQKNVRRHKARESYLLLQAATVTLQTGLRAMSARKEFRFRKETKAAVHIQARWRCHRDYSHYKNMQRAVLTYQCAWRQRLARRELRNLKMAARETGALKEAKDKLEKRVEELTWRLGLEKRLRTDLEEAKAQEIAKLQETLHDLQLQVEEAKTMATKEREAARKAIEEAPPVIKETPVLVEDTEKVNSLTAEVDQLKALLQTERQATETAKKEHAEAERRNEELMKKFEGAEKKIEQLQDTAQRLEEKATNMESENKVLRQQAVAISPTAKALAAYPKSPFQLRTPEIVNAPNGEVKSSPDVTPISLNLKELEAEEKPQKSLNEKQQENQDLLIKCVSQDLGFSSGRAIAACVIYRCLLHWRSFEVERTGVFDRIIQTIGSAIEVQDNDDKLAYWLSNSSTLLLLLQRTLKTTGAAGLTPQRRRSTAASFGRVFSGIRASPQSAARPFLGSRLIGGLGDLRQVEAKYPALLFKQQLTAFLEKIYGMIRDNLKKEISPLLGLCIQAPRTSRASLIKGSRSQANALAQQTLIAHWQSIVKILTNYLNVLKANYVPSFLISKVFTQIFSFINVQLFNSLLLRRECCSFSNGEYVKAGLAELEQWCIYATEEYAGSSWEELKHIRQAVGFLVIHQKPKKTLKEITNDLCPVLSIQQLYRISTMYWDDKYGTHTVSSEVISSMRIMMTEDSNNAVSSSFLLDDDSRLFRVPSSIISLRQKCPWSNIAHDTSNHSIPFSVDDISKSMTEIEVTDVDMPPLIRENSGFTFLHQRKD; encoded by the exons ATG GGAACTCCAGCTAACATCATTGTTGGTTCTCATGTTTGGGTGGAGGATCCAACTCTAGCATGGATAGATGGCGAGGTTGTCAGCATAAAAAACAATGAAGTTCATGTGCAGACATCAAATGGGAAAAAG GTTACTACAGACAGATCAAAAGTTTTTCCCAAGGATATGGAAGCTCCACCAGGAGGAGTGGATGATATGACAAGATTATCATACTTACACGAGCCTGGGGTTCTACAGAATCTTGCTACGCGTTATGaactgaatgaaatatat ACTTACACTGGTAGCATTTTGATTGCGGTAAATCCGTTTCAAAGATTACCGCATCTTTATGATACCCACATGATGGAACAATACAAGGGTGCAGATTTTGGGGAGCTGAGTCCACACGTCTTTGCAATTGCTGACGTTGCTTATAG GGAAATGATAAATGAAGGGAAAAACAACTCTATTTTAGTCAGTGGTGAAAGTGGTGCTGGCAAGACTGAAACAACAAAGATGCTTATGAGATATCTAGCACACTTAGGTGGACGATCTGGAGTAGAAGGGCGAACTGTAGAGCAACAAGTTCTAGAG TCAAATCCAGTCCTTGAAGCTTTTGGTAACGCAAAAACTGTGAGGAACAATAACTCGAG TCGCTTTGGCAAGTTTGTGGAGATCCAATTTGACAAGACTGGACGAATCTCGGGAGCTGCTATAAGAACTTACTTGCTGGAAAGATCCCGCGTATGCCAAATAAATACTCCGGAAAGAAATTATCATTGCTTCTATTTTCTTTGTGCGGCACCACCTGAG GATACCCAAAGGTATAAGTTGGCTGATGCTAGATCTTTTCACTACCTCAATCAGTCAAGCTGTATTGAGGTTGAAGGAATTAATGACGCGGAAGAGTATTTAGCAACACGGAGGGCCATGGACATAGTTGGAATCAATGAGGAAGAACAG GAAGCTATATTCCGGGTTGTAGCAGCTGTACTTCATATTGGAAATATAAATTTCGCCAAGGGAAAAGAAGTTGATTCATCTGTGATTCAGGATGATAACTCGAGGTTTCACCTTAACACTGCATCAGAGCTATTGGA GTGTGATTGCAATAATTTGGAGAAGGCACTGATAACACGAGAAATAGTTACTCCTGAAGAAATAATTACTAGAACACTTGATCCTGAGTCGGCACTTGCTAGCAGAGATGCATTAGCCAAAACAATATACTCCCGATTGTTTGATTG GATCGTGGAAAAAATTAATGTCTCcattggacaagacccaaactctAAACAACTGATTGGTGTTCTTGATATCTATGGATTCGAGAGTTTCAAAATTAACAG TTTTGAACAGTTATGCATCAATTATACAAATGAAAAGCTGCAGCAACATTTTAATCAG CATGTGTTCAAAATGGAGCAAGAGGAATATACTAGGGAGGAGATAAACTGGAGTTACATAGAGTTTGTTGATAATCAAGATGTGCTAGACTTGATTGAGAAG AAAGGTGGATTGATTGCGCTTCTGGATGAAGCATG TATGTTTCCCAGATCAACACATGAGACATTTGCACAGAAGCTGTATACAACATTTAAGAATAACAAGCGATTCGTCAAACCAAAGCTTTCACGTACAGACTTTACAGTTGTCCATTATGCTGGCGAT GTGACATACCAGGCTGATCATTTCTTAGACAAGAACAAAGATTATGTAGTGGCGGAACATCAGGATTTGCTGAATGCTTCTTCATGTCCTTTTGTAGCTAGTTTATTCCCTTCACTCCCTGAAGaatcatcaaagtcttcaaaaTTTTCATCTATTGGGTCACGTTTTAAG CTGCAACTTCAGTCTCTCATGGAGACCTTGAGCTCTACTGAACCCCATTATATTAGATGTGTGAAGCCAAACAATCTCCTCAAGCCAGCCATTTTTGAGAACACAAATGTTATACAACAACTACGATGTGGA GGTGTTCTTGAAGCTATCAGGATAAGCTGTGCTGGATACCCCACAAGAAAAACATTCTATGAATTTGTTAATCGCTTTGGTGTTCTTGGCCCTGAACTTCTAGAAGGAAG TAACGACGATAAGATTGCATGCCAAAAGATTCTGGAAAAAATGAAGTTGGAGAACTACCAG ATAGGAAAAACAAAGGTATTCCTGAGAGCTGGACAAATGGCTGATTTGGATGCACGGAGGGCAGAAGTGTTAGGGAAAGCAGCAAGAATTATACAGAGACTAATGCGTACATATATTGCACGGAAACAGTTTGTTTTGGTTAGAAGATCAGCAACGCATCTACAATCTTTTGTTAGAG GGACCTTGGTTCGTAATTTGTACGAATGCATGAGGCGAGAAGCAGCAGCAGTCAAAATACAAAAAAATGTGCGTCGTCACAAAGCACGCGAATCTTATTTACTACTGCAAGCAGCTACAGTCACGCTGCAAACTGGCTTAAGGGCAATGTCTGCTCGCAAAGAATTCAGATTCAGAAAGGAAACTAAAGCAGCTGTCCATATCCAA GCTCGATGGCGCTGCCACAGAGACTATTCACATTACAAGAATATGCAGCGAGCAGTTCTTACTTACCAGTGTGCGTGGAGACAAAGGCTTGCAAGAAGAGAGCTCAGAAATCTCAAGATG GCCGCAAGAGAAACTGGAGCCCTCAAAGAGGCCAAAGATAAGCTTGAGAAGCGCGTTGAAGAGTTAACATGGCGCTTAGGACTGGAGAAGCGATTAAGG ACTGACCTTGAGGAAGCAAAAGCTCAGGAAATTGCTAAGCTGCAAGAAACATTGCATGACCTACAGCTTCAAGTTGAAGAAGCAAAGACCATGGCCACTAAGGAAAGAGAAGCAGCGAGAAAGGCAATTGAAGAAGCACCTCCAGTAATCAAAGAGACTCCTGTATTGGTCGAAGACACTGAAAAAGTTAACTCGCTAACAGCTGAAGTTGATCAACTGAAG GCTTTGCTGCAAACTGAAAGGCAAGCCACAGAGACTGCAAAGAAAGAACATGCTGAAGCTGAACGGAGAAATGAAGAACTAATGAAGAAATTCGAAGGCGCAGAGAAAAAGATTGAGCAACTTCAGGACACTGCCCAGAG GCTGGAAGAGAAAGCAACTAACATGGAGTCAGAGAACAAGGTGCTTCGTCAACAGGCTGTTGCAATTTCTCCTACTGCGAAAGCATTAGCTGCCTATCCCAAGTCTCCTTTCCAA CTGAGAACTCCGGAGATTGTGAATGCTCCGAATGGGGAGGTAAAATCTTCACCA GATGTAACCCCCATCTCACTGAATCTCAAAGAGCTTGAGGCTGAGGAGAAGCCTCAAAAATCACTTAACGAGAAGCAACAG GAAAACCAAGACCTGCTAATCAAGTGTGTATCACAAGATTTGGGATTCTCCAGTGGTAGGGCTATTGCAGCTTGTGTTATATACAGGTGTCTTCTGCACTGGAGATCATTTGAAGTTGAAAGAACTGGTGTTTTTGACCGTATTATTCAAACAATAGGCTCTGCTATAGAG GTCCAGGACAATGACGACAAGTTAGCGTATTGGCTCTCCAATTCATCCACATTACTCCTACTTCTGCAACGGACACTGAAAACGACTGGAGCAGCTGGACTCACTCCTCAGAGGCGAAGGTCAACTGCTGCATCGTTTGGGAGGGTTTTTTCG GGAATTCGAGCTTCACCACAAAGTGCTGCGCGACCTTTTCTTGGTAGCCGCTTGATTGGAGGACTAGGTGATCTTCGTCAAGTTGAAGCCAAGTATCCTGCTCTGCTTTTCAAGCAACAACTTACAGCTTTCCTCGAGAAGATATATGGAATGATTAGAGACAATCTGAAGAAAGAGATATCTCCATTGCTTGGTCTTTGCATCCAG GCACCAAGAACATCTCGTGCAAGTTTGATAAAAGGATCTCGTTCTCAAGCAAATGCCTTGGCCCAACAAACTCTGATCGCACATTGGCAGAGTATTGTGAAAATATTAACAAACTACCTGAATGTTTTGAAAGCCAATTAT GTCCCTTCATTCTTAATCAGCAAGGTGTTCACTCAGATATTTTCGTTTATTAATGTCCAGCTGTTCAATAG TCTTCTCCTCCGACGTGAGTGCTGTTCATTTAGCAACGGAGAATATGTCAAAGCTGGATTGGCTGAGTTAGAGCAGTGGTGCATTTATGCCACTGAAGAG TATGCAGGTTCTTCCTGGGAAGAGTTGAAGCATATTAGGCAGGCCGTTGGATTCCTT GTAATTCATCAAAAGCCAAAGAAAACATTGAAAGAAATCACCAACGATTTGTGCCCT GTCCTTAGCATACAACAGCTATATCGAATCAGTACAATGTATTGGGATGACAAATATGGCACCCACACTGTTTCGTCAGAG GTCATCTCAAGTATGAGAATAATGATGACAGAAGACTCGAACAATGCAGTGAGCAGTTCTTTCTTGTTGGATGACGATTCAAGGTTATTTCGTGTTCCAAGTTCAATAATTAGTTTACGGCAGAAATGTCCCTGGTCTAACATTGCTCATGAtacttcaaaccacagcattccaTTCTCGGTGGATGACATCTCAAAGTCAATGACAGAAATCGAGGTAACGGACGTTGATATGCCACCTTTGATCCGGGAGAATTCTGGATTTACTTTCCTACACCAAAGAAAGGACTAA